In Macadamia integrifolia cultivar HAES 741 chromosome 5, SCU_Mint_v3, whole genome shotgun sequence, a single window of DNA contains:
- the LOC122079146 gene encoding RAB11-binding protein RELCH homolog, protein MDVEKSSLCNCVVNFLLEENYLLTAFELLHELLDDGRDAQAIRLKELFADTSQFPSDQISRFNTLRVADPQSLLEEKEALVEKLALSEYELRLAEEDIVRLKTELKKRAESSPDDLSGSNIDVSVENGHTLQQGKRNTSFSDLGPLKDSERKDLNCALKEYLLLAGYRLTAMTFYEEVTDQDLDVWQNTPACVPDALRHYYYQYLSSTAEAAEEKISLIRENESLLKTNEKLNSEKESLLKSKDVADGQITALTKSLEALHKDLKDRDILIHDLKQSLERQRKELNDCRAEITSLKMHIEGSRSSRHWVSADFDQLQSQSENYQTQIKSLQMEIDSLKAKNSVAENPGESINCEKEYTQTEEKVVEIHEDRAVSSHPIDVASGISDVEDGECLQTHEETQPQEISHETLEVSSNGNSSVENDENIKHDSESPPEDGRIIIKLDNQRRETASENMGLETIQILSDALPKIVPYVLINHREELLPLIMCAIERHPDSSTRDSLTHTLFNLIKRPDEQQRRIIMDACVSLAKNVGEMRTESELLPQCWEQINHMYEERRMLVAQSCGELADFVRPEIRDSLILSIVQQLVEDSATVVREAAAHNLALLLPLFPNMDKYFKVEELMFQLVCDPSGVVVETSLKQLVPAVINWGNKLDHILQVLLSHIVGCSQRCPPVSGVEGSVESHLRVLGERERWNVDVLLRMLTEMLPFVHQKAIKMCPFPSPMDPLATSEPGSAFFSTSLLEQYTGEYVEWPAFDWLHVECLPVLIRLACLLPQKEDNLRNRMTKFLLAVTERFGDHYLTHVMLPVFLVAVGDTFDLKSIPLAVQSRIKGLRPKTVVAERLATMCVLPILLAGILGAPGRHEQLAEYLRKLLVQGIMKEDQPINSNAEIINAARFLCTFEEHNGIVFNILWEMVVSANVNLKISAANLLKVLVPYIDAKLASTHVLPALVTLGSDQNLNVKYASIDAFGAVAQHFKSDMIIDKIRVQMDSFLEDGSHEATIAVVRALVVAVPHTTDRLRDYLLSKIFQLSTIQTSGSDVMRRRERANAFCESIRALDATDLPATSVRDFLLPAIQNLFKDPDSLDPAHKEALEIIMRERSGGTFETLSKVMGAHLGIASSVSSFFGEGGLLGKKESGDPPEPVESPKAVPQTPVEDTRFRRIMRGSFTDMIMGKAKSEETPNRQSN, encoded by the exons ATGGACGTGGAGAAATCCTCTCTCTGCAACTGCGTCGTCAATTTTCTCCTCGAAGAGAACTACTTGTTGACTGCGTTTGAGTTACTTCACGAGCTCCTCGACGATGGTCGAGATGCACAGGCTATCAGGCTCAAGGAGTTATTTGCTGATACCTCGCAGTTCCCTTCAGATCAGATCTCTCGTTTCAACACTCTCCGAG TTGCAGACCCTCAGAGTTTACTAGAAGAGAAAGAAGCGCTAGTAGAAAAATTGGCACTCAGTGAATATGAACTACGTTTAGCAGAAGAGGATATTGTAAGACTGAAGACAGAATTGAAAAAGAGAGCTGAATCATCTCCAGATGATTTGAGTG GGTCCAATATAGATGTTTCTGTGGAAAATGGGCATACTTTGCAACAGGGAAAGAGGAATACTTCCTTTTCTGATTTAGGCCCTTTGAAGGACAGTGAGCGTAAAGATCTTAATTGTGCTCTAAAAGAATATTTGCTTCTAGCTGGATATCGGCTTACTGCCATGACATTTTATGAAGAG GTTACAGACCAAGACCTAGATGTTTGGCAGAACACGCCTGCTTGTGTACCAGATGCTTTACGGCATTATTATTATCAATACCTTTCATCCACTGCGGAGGCAGCTGAG GAGAAAATCTCTCTTATTCGGGAAAATGAGTCGTTGCTCAAGACAAATGAAAAGCTGAATTCTGAAAAGGAATCTTTGTTGAAAAGCAAGGATGTGGCCGATGGTCAAATAACAGCATTAACAAAGTCATTGGAAGCTCTCCATAAGGACCTTAAGGACAGGGACATTCTG ATTCATGACTTAAAGCAATCTCTGGAGCGTCAAAGAAAGGAACTTAATGACTGCAGAGCTGAAATTACTTCactgaaaatgcatattgaagGATCTCGATCTAGCAGACATTGGGTATCTGCAGATTTTGACCAGTTGCAATCCCAGTCTGAGAACTATCAGACACAAATAAAATCTTTGCAGATGGAAATAGACAGCTTAAAAGCAAAGAACTCGGTTGCTGAAAATCCTGGAGAGTCCATCAATTGTGAGAAAGAGTATACACAGACGGAAGAGAAGGTTGTTGAGATCCATGAAGATAGAGCTGTATCATCTCATCCTATAGACGTGGCATCTGGCATCTCAGATGTTGAAGATGGTGAATGTCTTCAGACCCATGAAGAAACTCAGCCTCAGGAAATTTCACATGAGACACTAGAAGTTTCTTCAAATGGTAATAGTTCAGTTGAAAATGATGAGAATATCAAACATGATTCTGAATCACCACCAGAAGATGGTCGAATCATCATTAAATTAGATAACCAAAGAAGGGAGACTGCTTCTGAAAATATG ggTTTGGAAACTATTCAGATCCTTTCAGATGCCTTGCCTAAAATTGTACCTTATGTTTTGATCAACCATCGTGAG GAACTCCTACCTCTAATAATGTGTGCAATTGAGCGTCATCCAGACAGCAGCACACGTGACTCCTTGACACATActctttttaatttaattaaacggCCAGATGAACAGCAGAGACGAATTATAATGGAT GCCTGTGTAAGCCTGGCTAAGAATGTAGGAGAGATGAGAACTGAATCAGAATTGCTTCCACAGTGTTGGGAACAA ATAAATCACATGTATGAGGAGCGTAGGATGCTTGTTGCTCAATCATGTGGGGAGCTGGCAGATTTTGTTCGACCTGAGATTCGTGATTCGCTCATTTTGTCTATTGTGCAACAACTGGTTGAGGATTCTGCAACAGTTGTCCGGGAGGCTGCTGCTCATAACCTGGCATTGCTGCTTCCACTCTTTCCgaatatggacaaatatttcAAG GTTGAGGAGTTGATGTTCCAACTGGTCTGCGATCCATCGGGCGTAGTTGTCGAAACTTCACTCAAACAATTAGTTCCGGCAGTAATAAATTGGGGAAACAAATTGGACCACATCCTGCAAGTTTTACTTTCTCATATTGTTGGCTGTTCTCAG CGTTGTCCTCCTGTTTCGGGGGTTGAAGGTTCAGTGGAGTCGCATCTTCGTGTTTTAGGTGAACGTGAGCGCTGGAATGTTGATGTTTTACTGCGTATGCTGACAGAGATGCTTCCATTTGTACACCAGAAAGCAATTAAGATGTGCCCATTTCCTTCTCCAATGGATCCTCTTGCAACTTCAGAACCAGGGAGTGCATTTTTCTCCACTTCCTTGCTTGAACAGTATACAGG GGAATATGTAGAGTGGCCTGCATTTGATTGGCTGCACGTTGAATGTTTGCCAGTTTTGATTCGGCTTGCCTGCTTGTTACCTCAAAAAGAAGATAATCTAAGAAATCGGATGACAAAG TTTTTGTTGGCTGTAACCGAACGCTTTGGGGATCATTATTTGACACACGTAATGTTGCCTGTTTTCTTGGTAGCAGTGGGGGATACTTTTGATTTAAAAAGTATTCCCCTTGCTGTCCAGTCAAGAATCAAAG GTTTACGACCTAAAACTGTTGTGGCTGAGAGGCTTGCGACAATGTGTGTCCTTCCAATTCTCTTGGCGGGTATTCTGGGTGCTCCTGGCAGGCATGAGCAATTAGCAGAATACCTTAGAAAACTTTTAGTTCAAGGCATAATGAAGGAGGATCAGCCCATAAATTCTAATGCTGAGATCATTAATGCAGCTCGCTTCCTATG CACATTTGAAGAACATAATGGCATAGTTTTCAATATTTTATGGGAAATGGTTGTCAGTGCCAATGTAAATTTGAAGATCAGTGCTGCCAATCTGCTGAAAGTCCTT GTTCCATATATTGATGCAAAACTTGCATCAACTCATGTTTTGCCTGCCCTTGTCACTCTTGGCTCTGATCAGAATCTCAATGTGAAGTATGCAAGTATAGATGCTTTTGGAGCTGTAGCCCAACATTTCAAAAGTGACATG ATTATCGACAAGATACGTGTTCAGATGGATTCATTTCTTGAGGATGGATCCCACGAAGCTACAATTGCTGTTGTTCGTGCATTGGTGGTGGCTGTACCTCATACAACAGACAGGCTACGAGATT ATCTTTTATCCAAgatttttcaactttcaaccatTCAAACATCTGGAAGTGATGTGATGCGACGCCGTGAGAGGGCTAATGCTTTTTGTGAATCCATCCGTGCTCTAGATGCTACAG ATCTTCCTGCAACTAGTGTACGGGATTTCCTCCTACCTGCAATACAAAACCTATTTAAAGACCCAGATTCACTTGATCCAGCACATAAAGAAGCCCTTGAAATAATAATGAGGGAAAGGTCAGGAGGAACTTTTGAAACATTAAGTAAGGTGATGGGTGCCCATCTTGGCATTGCTTCCTCAGTGAGCAGTTTCTTTGGTGAAGGAGGGTTGCTTGGAAAGAAAGAGAGTGGAGATCCACCAGAACCAGTTGAATCTCCAAAGGCCGTTCCACAAACCCCGGTAGAGGACACAAGGTTCAGGCGAATCATGAGGGGAAGTTTCACTGACATGATTATGGGAAAAGCCAAGAGTGAGGAAACTCCCAACAGGCAGTCAAATTAA
- the LOC122078854 gene encoding protein PLASTID MOVEMENT IMPAIRED 2-like isoform X1 translates to MQIGSVKAAISLVGERINEEKPQPKKTQMKFSDLQKKPPSRAKELHVAMRDIGHLSENKKVAESVKAQAESELYTARMRVKDLTSRIEESNLKAKAQKYELEKLQKNWGGRADNLQYAQVMKELEFVKQELSKLKLERDSFLEEKLRAEKEFEASVSKFKFHSSTVEILRKEIEEANEEQVLVHLARIEAVKELEAIEAQRGAEASQFSVKLGRTRNRIKDMTQELDDAKELERKLATTTSDVNVTENELQLAKGMDQRDEKTELSVDNRIHQASEEESQTSRLSQSITEELDAAKKELALIRKEGFQLMASMDIIRDELKQVSEESAQLRTSEKKTDLLVRNLNSKLLRAKSKLENAYRAEDQAKTIVSNLSETLQKLQTETKAANKERELFSEEAASIRTEIQKTQNDNELAEVMLLAAMKELEVVKASEAIAHESLKSLTERIMKSRASASRHKSSITITKFEYEYLTSCAEGAKEIARKKVAAAQAWIEALRASEKEILVNTEAAKREIRELRLLEEQEVHRTEKSMKMEREIEEELYDLKQHHEKNPEATNMKLEKSLSRKSIKNSGSSTPTIRARSRRPSSPGTPLLNRSTSISIRKRRLVMPNLVKIFARKKTKNHL, encoded by the exons ATGCAAATTGGGTCGGTTAAAGCAGCGATTAGCTTGGTTGGAGAGAGaatcaatgaagaaaaaccTCAGCCAAAGAAAACCCAGATGAAATTTTCTGATTTACAG aagaaaCCTCCTTCGAGAGCAAAAGAACTCCATGTGGCGATGAGGGACATTGGTCACCTCAGTGAGAACAAAAAGGTTGCCGAATCTGTTAAAGCCCAAGCTGAATCTGAGCTGTATACCGCAAGGATGAGAGTAAAGGATCTCACTTCGCGAATTGAGGAATCAAACCTGAAAGCAAAAGCACAGAAATACGAGCTTGAAAAGCTGCAGAAGAATTGGGGTGGGAGAGCAGATAATCTCCAATATGCACAAGTGATGAAGGAGTTGGAGTTTGTAAAACAAGAATTAAGTAAGCTTAAGCTTGAGAGGGATTCCTTCCTAGAAGAAAAACTGCGGGCAGAGAAAGAATTTGAAGCCTCGGTTTCTAAATTTAAGTTTCATTCAAGCACTGTGGAAATACTGAGGAAAGAGATTGAGGAAGCAAATGAAGAGCAAGTGCTTGTTCATTTGGCTAGGATAGAAGCAGTCAAGGAGCTTGAAGCAATTGAAGCCCAAAGAGGAGCCGAGGCCTCTCAGTTCTCAGTGAAATTGGGAAGAACCAGAAATAGAATCAAGGACATGACCCAGGAACTAGACGATGCAAAGGAACTGGAGAGAAAACTAGCCACTACAACTTCAGATGTTAATGTCACAGAAAATGAATTGCAACTAGCTAAGGGAATGGATCAAAGGGATGAGAAGACTGAACTATCAGTTGATAACAGAATCCATCAGGCAAGTGAAGAGGAATCACAAACTTCAAGGTTATCGCAGTCAATTACTGAAGAATTGGATGCAGCAAAGAAAGAATTAGCCCTAAtcagaaaagagggatttcaatTAATGGCATCCATGGATATCATACGAGATGAACTCAAGCAAGTGTCCGAAGAAAGTGCTCAGCTGaggacttcagaaaagaaaacagaCTTGCTTGTTCGGAACCTAAATTCTAAGCTCCTTAGGGCCAAATCCAAGTTGGAAAATGCATATAGAGCTGAAGATCAGGCAAAAACAATTGTGTCCAATCTTTCAGAAACACTACAAAAGTTACAAACAGAAACAAAGGCTGCAAATAAAGAGAGGGAACTTTTCAGTGAAGAAGCTGCAAGCATCAGAACAGAAATTCAAAAGACTCAGAATGATAATGAATTAGCAGAGGTCATGTTACTAGCTGCTATGAAGGAACTTGAAGTGGTCAAAGCATCGGAAGCTATAGCTCATGAGAGCTTAAAAAGTCTTACTGAGAGAATCATGAAGTCAAGAGCTTCAGCGTCTCGACATAAGTCTTCAATAACCATCACAAAGTTTGAATACGAGTACTTGACTAGCTGTGCTGAAGGGGCTAAAGAAATTGCACGTAAGAAGGTTGCTGCAGCTCAGGCATGGATTGAAGCATTAAGAGCCTCTGAGAAAGAGATATTGGTGAACACTGAAGCAGCTAAGCGAGAGATCAGAGAGCTAAGGCTGCTAGAAGAGCAAGAGGTTCACAGAACAGAGAAGTCAAtgaaaatggagagagaaattgaGGAGGAGCTATATGATTTGAAACAACATCATGAGAAGAACCCAGAAGCTACAAACATGAAGCTTGAGAAATCATTGTCAAGAAAGTCCATTAAAAACAGTGGCAGCTCGACACCGACAATTCGGGCACGGTCAAGGAGGCCTAGCTCTCCTGGAACCCCCCTTTTAAACCGCTCCACTTCCATTAGTATTAGGAAAAGGAGGCTGGTAATGCCTAACTTGGTCAAAATTTTTGCcaggaagaaaacaaaaaatcaccTCTAA
- the LOC122078854 gene encoding protein PLASTID MOVEMENT IMPAIRED 2-like isoform X2, with protein MQIGSVKAAISLVGERINEEKPQPKKTQMKFSDLQKPPSRAKELHVAMRDIGHLSENKKVAESVKAQAESELYTARMRVKDLTSRIEESNLKAKAQKYELEKLQKNWGGRADNLQYAQVMKELEFVKQELSKLKLERDSFLEEKLRAEKEFEASVSKFKFHSSTVEILRKEIEEANEEQVLVHLARIEAVKELEAIEAQRGAEASQFSVKLGRTRNRIKDMTQELDDAKELERKLATTTSDVNVTENELQLAKGMDQRDEKTELSVDNRIHQASEEESQTSRLSQSITEELDAAKKELALIRKEGFQLMASMDIIRDELKQVSEESAQLRTSEKKTDLLVRNLNSKLLRAKSKLENAYRAEDQAKTIVSNLSETLQKLQTETKAANKERELFSEEAASIRTEIQKTQNDNELAEVMLLAAMKELEVVKASEAIAHESLKSLTERIMKSRASASRHKSSITITKFEYEYLTSCAEGAKEIARKKVAAAQAWIEALRASEKEILVNTEAAKREIRELRLLEEQEVHRTEKSMKMEREIEEELYDLKQHHEKNPEATNMKLEKSLSRKSIKNSGSSTPTIRARSRRPSSPGTPLLNRSTSISIRKRRLVMPNLVKIFARKKTKNHL; from the exons ATGCAAATTGGGTCGGTTAAAGCAGCGATTAGCTTGGTTGGAGAGAGaatcaatgaagaaaaaccTCAGCCAAAGAAAACCCAGATGAAATTTTCTGATTTACAG aaaCCTCCTTCGAGAGCAAAAGAACTCCATGTGGCGATGAGGGACATTGGTCACCTCAGTGAGAACAAAAAGGTTGCCGAATCTGTTAAAGCCCAAGCTGAATCTGAGCTGTATACCGCAAGGATGAGAGTAAAGGATCTCACTTCGCGAATTGAGGAATCAAACCTGAAAGCAAAAGCACAGAAATACGAGCTTGAAAAGCTGCAGAAGAATTGGGGTGGGAGAGCAGATAATCTCCAATATGCACAAGTGATGAAGGAGTTGGAGTTTGTAAAACAAGAATTAAGTAAGCTTAAGCTTGAGAGGGATTCCTTCCTAGAAGAAAAACTGCGGGCAGAGAAAGAATTTGAAGCCTCGGTTTCTAAATTTAAGTTTCATTCAAGCACTGTGGAAATACTGAGGAAAGAGATTGAGGAAGCAAATGAAGAGCAAGTGCTTGTTCATTTGGCTAGGATAGAAGCAGTCAAGGAGCTTGAAGCAATTGAAGCCCAAAGAGGAGCCGAGGCCTCTCAGTTCTCAGTGAAATTGGGAAGAACCAGAAATAGAATCAAGGACATGACCCAGGAACTAGACGATGCAAAGGAACTGGAGAGAAAACTAGCCACTACAACTTCAGATGTTAATGTCACAGAAAATGAATTGCAACTAGCTAAGGGAATGGATCAAAGGGATGAGAAGACTGAACTATCAGTTGATAACAGAATCCATCAGGCAAGTGAAGAGGAATCACAAACTTCAAGGTTATCGCAGTCAATTACTGAAGAATTGGATGCAGCAAAGAAAGAATTAGCCCTAAtcagaaaagagggatttcaatTAATGGCATCCATGGATATCATACGAGATGAACTCAAGCAAGTGTCCGAAGAAAGTGCTCAGCTGaggacttcagaaaagaaaacagaCTTGCTTGTTCGGAACCTAAATTCTAAGCTCCTTAGGGCCAAATCCAAGTTGGAAAATGCATATAGAGCTGAAGATCAGGCAAAAACAATTGTGTCCAATCTTTCAGAAACACTACAAAAGTTACAAACAGAAACAAAGGCTGCAAATAAAGAGAGGGAACTTTTCAGTGAAGAAGCTGCAAGCATCAGAACAGAAATTCAAAAGACTCAGAATGATAATGAATTAGCAGAGGTCATGTTACTAGCTGCTATGAAGGAACTTGAAGTGGTCAAAGCATCGGAAGCTATAGCTCATGAGAGCTTAAAAAGTCTTACTGAGAGAATCATGAAGTCAAGAGCTTCAGCGTCTCGACATAAGTCTTCAATAACCATCACAAAGTTTGAATACGAGTACTTGACTAGCTGTGCTGAAGGGGCTAAAGAAATTGCACGTAAGAAGGTTGCTGCAGCTCAGGCATGGATTGAAGCATTAAGAGCCTCTGAGAAAGAGATATTGGTGAACACTGAAGCAGCTAAGCGAGAGATCAGAGAGCTAAGGCTGCTAGAAGAGCAAGAGGTTCACAGAACAGAGAAGTCAAtgaaaatggagagagaaattgaGGAGGAGCTATATGATTTGAAACAACATCATGAGAAGAACCCAGAAGCTACAAACATGAAGCTTGAGAAATCATTGTCAAGAAAGTCCATTAAAAACAGTGGCAGCTCGACACCGACAATTCGGGCACGGTCAAGGAGGCCTAGCTCTCCTGGAACCCCCCTTTTAAACCGCTCCACTTCCATTAGTATTAGGAAAAGGAGGCTGGTAATGCCTAACTTGGTCAAAATTTTTGCcaggaagaaaacaaaaaatcaccTCTAA